The segment GGCCGTACTTGGCACGCTTCACGGCAGCAACGATGTGCATCATTGCAAACATTTAAGTTTGCTTGTGTGGCATGGTCACGTATGCTTGCCAGACCAACATTCGCCGAAGCCGCATGAAAAACATCATCCTGATTTCCGCCGCCTGCCTGCTGGCGCTGCTGTCGACCATAGGCGCTTCGCTGCCATACCCGATTTTGCCGCCGCTGTTCGCGGCCGAGGCGCCGAATGCCTTCAACAACTTCCTGGGCTTGCCGTCCAAATTGCTGTTCGGCCTGGCGCTGACCATCAACCCGCTGGGCTTGCTGATCGGCTCCGCCTTGCTGGGCCCCTTGTCCGACCGCTATGGCCGCCGTCCCTTGCTGATGCGCACGGCCGTGGGCGCCGCCATCGGCCACGCCATTACGGCCTGGGCGCTGGTGATCCAGTCCTACCCGCTGTTCATCGTCGCCCGTTTCATCACGGGTTTGCTGGAAGGGAACGGCGCCGTGGCGCGCGCCATGCTGGCCGACCAGTTGACGGGAGCGCTGCGCCTGCGCGCCATGTCGTGGCTGAACGGCGCGTTTTACCTGGGCTGGCTGGTGGGGCCGATCCTGGCGGGCGCGACTCTGCATTGGGGCGTGACGGTGCCATTCTGGATCGCCGCCGCCGCCCTGATGCTCGTCGCCGTGCTGGTGGCCGTGGGCTTGCCGCGCGAAACGCCCTCGCTCTTGACGACGTCGTGGTGGCAAGTGGCGCGCGACCGCCATTCGCTCAATTTGCTGCGCCATGAGGAGCTGCGCACCCTGTTCATCGTGCAACTGGCGCTCACCTGCGGAGTGGCCAGTTTTTACGAGTTCTATCCGCTGTGGCTGGTCGAGACGGCCAATTACCATGCGCAGGAGATTGCCTGGGTGAATGTGGGCCTGTGCGGCACGATGACCATCACGTCCCTGCTGGCGGGCGGTCCCAGCCGCCATGCGCCCTTGCTGCGTGCCAGCTGGTATGCGTGCGGCGTGGCGCTGGCCGTGGGGATTCTGGCGCTGGGCAATATCTGGGTGGGCATTGCCGCCATCGTGCTGTTCGGCATTCCAAACGCGTTGTACAACACGGTGATACAGGGCTGGTGCGCCGAGCGCTTCAGCGCGCACGGTCAGGGCGCCGTGATGGGTTTGCTGGCAACGACGTTTTGCATCGCCAACATCGTCGTCGCCCTCAGCGGCTCCGTGCTGACCCTGATCGATACGCGGCTGATCCTCGTCGCGGGCGCCTTGTCCGCCGCCTGGGCCGCATGGCGCATGGTGGCCTGGCGCCGCCAGCTGGACGGCGCCGTCGAGGCGAAGGCATGCGAGGATTTCTGCAGCTAGGCTCAGGCTATTTCGGGGGTATGGGAGGAGGGCGAATACCGGACCCTGCCGGTGGATTCTTGTAGGTCGGTAGGTCGGATTAGCGCGCAAGCGCGTAATCCGACATCACCATTAACGCCAACAATGCGTCGGATTACTTTTTGGTAGCTTTCGGCTTGGCCGCCGGCGCCGCTTTGTCAGCCGCGGCGGTGGCGCCGTTTGTCGCTTTTTCCGTTGCCTGCGCCACTTGCGCGCTGGCCTTGGCGATCTGCTCTTCCACCGTTTTCACGGCCTGCTTCGTGGCCTTGGTCACTTGCTCGTAGCCGAGGAAGGCGTTGTCGATGGCGGCCTTGACGATGGCGACGGCGTTTTCCGAGCCGGGCGGCACGTTCTTCGTGACGTCGTAGATCAGGGCGCTCAAGTTGCTTTTCGCTTCGGCCACGTGGGCTTCGGCG is part of the Janthinobacterium sp. 67 genome and harbors:
- a CDS encoding MFS transporter; this translates as MKNIILISAACLLALLSTIGASLPYPILPPLFAAEAPNAFNNFLGLPSKLLFGLALTINPLGLLIGSALLGPLSDRYGRRPLLMRTAVGAAIGHAITAWALVIQSYPLFIVARFITGLLEGNGAVARAMLADQLTGALRLRAMSWLNGAFYLGWLVGPILAGATLHWGVTVPFWIAAAALMLVAVLVAVGLPRETPSLLTTSWWQVARDRHSLNLLRHEELRTLFIVQLALTCGVASFYEFYPLWLVETANYHAQEIAWVNVGLCGTMTITSLLAGGPSRHAPLLRASWYACGVALAVGILALGNIWVGIAAIVLFGIPNALYNTVIQGWCAERFSAHGQGAVMGLLATTFCIANIVVALSGSVLTLIDTRLILVAGALSAAWAAWRMVAWRRQLDGAVEAKACEDFCS